In the Molothrus ater isolate BHLD 08-10-18 breed brown headed cowbird chromosome 26, BPBGC_Mater_1.1, whole genome shotgun sequence genome, one interval contains:
- the COMP gene encoding cartilage oligomeric matrix protein, giving the protein MAPALLALLLLPLACPGCWGQQRRIDPSRPFPSAAARREPALSRGIPGNALGAGGGEVGPEMLQEMRETNRVLLEVRDLLKQQIKEITFLKNTVMECDACGMRPEVTGPVVTVTQFSRCVPSPCFPGVPCTESGGSFRCGPCPAGYSGNGTHCSDINECNANPCFPKVQCINTNPGFRCDPCPPGFTGQLLQGVGMAFARANKQVCTDINECETGAARNCVPNSICINTRGSYKCGACKPGFVGDQISGCRSPTATGARRCPNGEISPCHEKAECVVERDGSLSCQCLVGWAGNGYVCGKDTDIDGVPDEKQRCSDKSCRKDNCVTVPNSGQEDADRDGIGDACDDDADGDGIPNAEDNCVYTRNADQRNADKDNFGDACDNCRQVKNNDQRDIDGDGRGDECDEDMDGDGIKNTVDNCRRVPNPDQRDGDGDGVGDACDSCPTLSNPDQKDTDHDLVGDECDTNQDSDGDGHQDSRDNCPTVPNSSQVDTDGDGLGDECDEDDDDDGIPDFRPPGPDNCRLVPNPSQEDSDGDGVGNLCEDDFDRDMVIDRIDVCPENAEVTLTDFRAFQTVVLDPEGDAQIDPNWIVLNQGMEIVQTMNSDPGLAVGYTAFNGVDFEGTFHVNTATDDDYAGFIFGYQDSSSFYVVMWKQMEQTYWQANPFRAVAEPGIQLKAVKSKTGPGEYLRNSLWHTGDTTDQVKLLWKDPRNSGWKDKTSYRWFLQHRPQVGYIRARFYEGPEVVADTGVVLDTTMRGGRLGVFCFSQENIIWSNLRYRCNDTIPEDYETFRFQQD; this is encoded by the exons gaggAGGAGAAGTCGGGCCAGAAATGCTGCAAGAAATGAGGGAAACCAACCGGGTGCTGCTGGAAGTTCGAGATTTGTTGAAGCAGCAG ATCAAGGAGATCACGTTCCTGAAGAACACGGTCATGGAGTGTGATGCCTGTG gcatgCGGCCGGAGGTGACCGGCCCTGTGGTCACCGTGACCCAGTTCAGCCGCTGcgtgcccagcccctgcttcCCGGGCGTGCCCTGCACCGAGAGCGGCGGCAGCTTCCGCTGCGGGCCCTGCCCCGCCGGCTACTCCGGCAACGGCACCCACTGCTCCGACATCAACGAG TGCAATGCCAACCCCTGCTTCCCGAAAGTCCAGTGCATTAACACCAACCCCGGCTTCCGCTGCGACCCCTGCCCGCCCGGCTTCACCGGGCAGCTGCTGCAAGGGGTGGGAATGGCCTTTGCCAGGGCCAACAAACAG GTGTGCACCGACATCAACGAGTGTGAGACTGGAGCTGCCAGGAATTGTGTCCCAAACTCCATCTGCATCAACACTCGG GGATCCTACAAATGCGGGGCCTGCAAGCCGGGCTTTGTGGGGGATCAGATCAGCGGCTGCCGGAGCCCGACGGCGACCGGGGCACGGCGCTGCCCCAACGGCGAGATCAGCCCGTGCCACGAGAAAGCCGAGTGCGTGGTGGAGAGGGACGGCTCGCTGTCCTGCCAG TGCCTcgtgggctgggcagggaacGGCTACGTGTGCGGCAAGGACACGGACATCGACGGCGTCCCCGACGAGAAGCAGCGCTGCTCCGACAAGAGCTGCCGCAAG gacaACTGCGTGACCGTGCCCAACTCGGGCCAGGAGGACGCGGACCGGGACGGCATCGGGGACGCCTGCGACGACGACGCCGACGGGGACGGGATCCCCAACGCCGAG gacaACTGCGTGTACACCAGGAACGCGGACCAGCGCAACGCCGACAAGGACAACTTTGGGGACGCGTGTGACAACTGCCGGCAGGTGAAGAACAACGACCAGAGGGACATCGATGGCGACGGCAGGGGCGACGAGTGCGACGAGGACATGGACGGGGACG GGATCAAGAACACCGTGGACAACTGCAGGAGAGTTCCCAACCCTGACCAGagggacggggacggggacggcGTGGGGGACGCCTGTGACAGCTGCCCCACGCTCAGCAACCCTGACCAG aaAGACACTGACCACGATCTGGTGGGAGATGAATGTGACACCAACCAGGACAG TGACGGGGACGGGCACCAGGACTCGAGGGACAACTGCCCCACGGTGCCCAACAGCTCCCAGGTGGACACGGACGGCGACGGGCTGGGGGACGAGTGTGAcgaggatgatgatgatgatggcaTCCCCGACTTCAGACCCCCCGGCCCCGACAACTGCAGGCTGGTGCCCAACCCCAGCCAGGAGGACTCGGAtg GGGACGGCGTGGGGAACCTGTGTGAGGATGACTTCGACAGGGACATGGTGATCGACAGGATCGACGTCTGCCCCGAGAACGCCGAGGTGACGCTCACGGACTTCAGGGCCTTCCAGACCGTGGTGCTGGACCCCGAGGGGGACGCTCAGATTGACCCCAACTGGATCGTCCTCAACCAG gGCATGGAGATTGTCCAGACCATGAACAGCGACCCTGGCCTGGCTGTAG GGTACACAGCCTTTAACGGGGTGGACTTTGAGGGCACCTTCCACGTCAACACGGCCACGGACGACGACTACGCCGGGTTCATCTTTGGCTACCAGGACAGCTCCAGCTTCTACGTGGTGATGTGGAAGCAGATGGAACAGACCTACTGGCAGGCCAACCCCTTCCGGGCAGTGGCAGAGCCTGGCATTCAGCTGAAG GCAGTGAAATCCAAAACGGGCCCTGGGGAGTACCTGCGGAATTCCCTGTGGCACACGGGAGACACCACGGACCAGGTGAAGCTGCTCTGGAAGGACCCCAGGAACTCGGGCTGGAAGGACAAGACCTCCTACCGCTGGTTCCTGCAGCACCGGCCCCAGGTCGGCTACATCAG GGCTCGGTTCTATGAGGGCCCCGAGGTCGTGGCAGACACTGGGGTTGTCCTGGACACCACCATGAGAGGGGGACGCCTCGGGGTCTTCTGCTTCTCCCAGGAGAAcatcatctggtccaacctccgCTACCGCTGCAACG ACACCATCCCAGAGGACTACGAGACGTTCCGGTTCCAGCAGGACTGA